The genomic window TACAAGTCCCAGCTTTTCAGCTGATGATTTTGTAATTATTGACACTAACTCTACACCTGGTGCCACTTCTAAAGTTATCTCAGTATTAACTGTACCAGGCACAACTTTTTTTACAGTACCTTGGATAGAGTTACGAGCGCTAATTTCCATTTTCTGTCTGTATTTTACTTGGTACTTAAACAAACTAACATTTTTTTTTGAAAAGAGGAAATTTTTTGATATTTCTTAATAACTGTCAGGGATATAAAGCAAATCTCAGCGTTATATCTCTGTTTTATTAGACACAAGATTCAATGGAAACATTACATCAAATTTGAGCAAGATAAGACAATGGGCAAAATCCCATTATTAAAGCTAGGCAAACTGACGCTATAGCGGACTAATGACTATTTACGCAAAAGTTATATCTGCTACTACTCTAGATGATCAAATAATATTGTAAAAAATACTGCATTTCAATTGTATTTTAATATTTTTCTTAGATATATCTAGGGATCTTTATAAATGATTCATAATTTAAAATTATCATAGTGATAATATATAACTAAGCTAAATTGTTGCTAATCAACTTAGTACTCGACCAATCCAAAATTGCTGGATGAGGGCGGGGAGTAGGGAGTGGTGAAATATTTTTTTCATTTTACCAAACTTTTGAATACCTGAGAAAGTTGCTTTGGTAAACGTAAGGATTCAGCTACTCTGATAGTATTTTAAAATAATGGTGGGTATTGCCCACCATTAAGTTTTGCAAGCAATTTTATGATTGGAAATTACTTACATTCATGACATTTAAAGAACAATTATGAGTCAAGTAAGCAGGCCAGATTTGAGTGAAGCAACAACCCAATGGCTAATAGCAAAAGGCTATAATCCTGGGGATTTAAATCAGCTAGGTGAGAATGGCGATACCGCTTTGATGAAAGCTACAAGAGAGGGAGTTGATACAGTCGTCAAAGAACTGATTAATGCAGGTGTGGATATTAATGCTCGAAATAGCGATCGCAACAATGCTTTGTGGTTTGCTTGTTTTGGAAACCACTACGATTTAATTAATTTGCTGCTGGCTGTCAACATTAACATTGATAACCAAAATGATAACGGTGCAACTGTTTTAATGTATGCAGCATCATCTGGAAAGACAGAAGTCGTCAAGTTACTTTTACCGCATCATCCTAACTTAGATTTAAAAAACTTAGACGACTATAAAGCTATCGATTTTGCCAGCAATGTAGAAGTTTTAAGGATACTTAAAGATGCCACAAAGTAAGATATCTAGCAAAGGTTATCATGAAGCTACCAAGCATTCTTACTTATCAGTACAAATTGATCCAAATTATGTAGATGCCTCAACACAGCCATCTTCATTTAAAGTTTATCCCAAATTTTATCGGAGAGTGAAATTAAATCTCAATAATCCTGTTCATTCTTTCATCTCGTTAACCAGTACAATAACCCTGGAAAAAGCGTATAAACATGGACCATATAAACTGCGAGTGAATCCATCAGCAGGCGCTTTGTACCCCACGGAAGTTTACGTACAGGTTCGTGGTATTGAAGGAATAGTAGATGGTATATATCATCTAGAAGTTGAGAATAATTATCTAACACTCATCTATGAATTAATTGATGATGGCTTAGAGAGTTATATTATACCGGGTAAAAGTATCAACGGATTCATCTTTTTAATTAGTTGTGTTTATTATAGGTCTAGCTGGAAATATCAAAACAGGAGCATGAGATATTGCTTGTTAGATAGCGGCCACCATTTAGGTGCGTTCGCCTCTGGCGTGGCGAAGCCTCTCGCAGCTTCAGCTTTTCTCCACAACCGAGATATACAACTAATTTTTGACTTTGACAAACTCACTCTCAATTCAGATTTGGGATTTGAGAATAAGGAGTTTATCACTGCTTGTGCGGTGTCAGGAGAACTACAAGACAAGAAAATTAGACGCTTAAGGCTGAAAGTCCCTTTTGTCTGCGGTACTGATTATTTTGAATCCAATCAATTTATTGAAGATACCTACCAAGCAACTACTCTACAAAAGAGTCGCCAGCAGAAATTAGAGTATCCTCAATTTGACTTTGACAAGGATAAATTTTTTCAAACAGTTTGGAATAGACGTTCT from Nostoc sp. UHCC 0926 includes these protein-coding regions:
- a CDS encoding TOBE domain-containing protein, with amino-acid sequence MEISARNSIQGTVKKVVPGTVNTEITLEVAPGVELVSIITKSSAEKLGLVEGKQAYAVIKSSDVIVAVE
- a CDS encoding nitroreductase family protein gives rise to the protein MPQSKISSKGYHEATKHSYLSVQIDPNYVDASTQPSSFKVYPKFYRRVKLNLNNPVHSFISLTSTITLEKAYKHGPYKLRVNPSAGALYPTEVYVQVRGIEGIVDGIYHLEVENNYLTLIYELIDDGLESYIIPGKSINGFIFLISCVYYRSSWKYQNRSMRYCLLDSGHHLGAFASGVAKPLAASAFLHNRDIQLIFDFDKLTLNSDLGFENKEFITACAVSGELQDKKIRRLRLKVPFVCGTDYFESNQFIEDTYQATTLQKSRQQKLEYPQFDFDKDKFFQTVWNRRSIRRFRKESISQEDYLYIVQQLEQSIPTENYEEIEIYSVVHRVEGMTSGLYKGTYLVKTGNLSEKTGYLCINQAIAKDGAVTLFFVSDYLNYQTAMQIAGFIGQRLYLTSNYLGIQCSGIGAYYDQETQELLETNKDVLYGMVIGI
- a CDS encoding ankyrin repeat domain-containing protein: MSQVSRPDLSEATTQWLIAKGYNPGDLNQLGENGDTALMKATREGVDTVVKELINAGVDINARNSDRNNALWFACFGNHYDLINLLLAVNINIDNQNDNGATVLMYAASSGKTEVVKLLLPHHPNLDLKNLDDYKAIDFASNVEVLRILKDATK